In Granulicella tundricola MP5ACTX9, the following are encoded in one genomic region:
- a CDS encoding NB-ARC domain-containing protein, which produces MDELEFYDQSALLARLTSALKKRPREVIFLVGSPLSAPASAGLLGVPNVSGMIDIIRGEFADDHNLLNQLDILISTAKDKRYQEAFRFLQSRRGPAVANELVRSAVLAACKPEARYRGQSGDEQSCQLLEADDSLWAVLPGGSAIASLITHNPDIFGKSLLTTNFDPLLEVAIGKAGGRHYRTIMQGDGNVSITSAVGCHVIHLHGYWYGSNTLHTLRQLTQQRPQLKASLNRLIRDRIVVVIAYGGWDDIFTTTLLEMVADDADNTEILWTTRSASPSFPANIAAQLKLAADKAKVLVYGDIDCNVFLPELASWWLANSVGHPLTPPVPVSPVKFESSLITQMTSAPPKNILLEGDLEDRPPVIEFCLGREAELVLLEAGSAVVFITGIGGEGKSTIAAKAFGDRQKQVPDNTYVWRDCKEEGERFENQLAAIVESLTSGRVQGLDLAKQEIQIIVDILIPLLTDKSFLFVFDNIDHYVDLETLRLTSSVEHFVTAVLERAHTTKLIFTSRPSIQFTHPSATTIRLKGLTLSAAKALFVARGAVSSELEIEDAHEVTNGHAFWLDLLAIQVAKQLPGSSLRTLVDEIRRGTGELPNNMLNSIWSKLRDRERTVLRAMAETVRPEREKEIADYVSSEMNFQKVFKALRTLRSANLVVVKRLRGGEEVLELHPLVRTFLRKRFSHKERLSFIDGIMRVYNHFIGLHRNQLSDRPTFVVLQNWTQAAELSVAAGRLGQAYAILAESVGAFSSSAYPREFTRVARLLLSSGDFVEEHRSYKKLDTVFKTHIELLSYLGEFQEVDSLLSRFALTVPEKDARFILYCQLRAYTFWVRKSFAEAVDWAKRGHTLQVNSNVDTDDSIGNVLGLALRDGGNPDEAMEIFLEGSRLEEFTDPDEFNQDHGGPHYGNIGRCLHFMGELNGALICYQKSALIIEKDSKHEHILNQGYIRLWVGEVLISRKQTLLGLMFLEAARRKWEQVNPLEAGRIAALQEQQDLFTPELRSRQNRVERSFQDWIVGKVD; this is translated from the coding sequence CTGATTTCGACTGCCAAGGACAAGCGTTACCAGGAAGCCTTCCGCTTTCTTCAGAGTCGCCGCGGGCCTGCTGTCGCAAACGAACTTGTCAGAAGTGCGGTGCTGGCCGCCTGTAAACCAGAAGCCAGATACCGAGGACAATCAGGGGACGAGCAATCCTGTCAGCTTTTAGAAGCCGACGACTCGCTTTGGGCCGTCCTCCCGGGCGGTTCTGCCATTGCTTCATTGATAACCCACAATCCAGACATTTTCGGGAAGTCGCTGCTGACGACCAACTTCGACCCGCTCTTAGAAGTCGCGATCGGAAAAGCAGGCGGCAGACATTACCGCACCATCATGCAAGGCGACGGCAACGTCTCGATTACCTCTGCGGTTGGTTGCCACGTGATCCATTTGCATGGTTACTGGTACGGGTCCAACACTCTGCATACGCTGCGTCAGCTCACGCAGCAACGACCGCAATTGAAAGCATCACTCAATAGGCTCATCCGGGATCGCATTGTCGTCGTGATTGCCTATGGCGGCTGGGATGATATTTTCACAACTACGCTGTTGGAGATGGTTGCCGATGATGCTGATAACACCGAGATCCTCTGGACCACTCGCTCCGCCTCGCCGTCGTTTCCTGCCAATATCGCGGCGCAGCTCAAACTAGCCGCCGACAAGGCCAAGGTACTTGTCTACGGTGATATCGATTGCAACGTTTTTCTTCCGGAGCTGGCATCCTGGTGGCTTGCCAATAGTGTCGGGCATCCCCTCACGCCTCCCGTTCCAGTGAGCCCTGTTAAGTTTGAGTCTTCTCTGATAACCCAAATGACTAGTGCGCCTCCCAAGAACATACTTCTTGAAGGCGACCTCGAGGACCGGCCTCCAGTGATCGAGTTCTGTCTCGGCCGCGAGGCGGAGCTTGTTCTCTTGGAAGCAGGTTCGGCTGTAGTGTTCATAACGGGTATTGGAGGCGAGGGGAAATCCACAATTGCCGCCAAGGCGTTCGGGGATCGTCAAAAGCAAGTGCCAGATAACACATACGTGTGGCGTGACTGCAAAGAGGAAGGCGAACGGTTTGAGAATCAATTGGCTGCGATCGTCGAGAGTCTTACCTCCGGGCGTGTGCAAGGGTTAGACCTGGCAAAGCAAGAAATACAGATCATAGTCGACATTCTCATACCATTGCTCACCGATAAGAGCTTTCTGTTCGTTTTCGACAACATAGATCATTATGTCGACCTCGAGACCTTACGGCTTACCTCAAGCGTCGAACACTTCGTGACCGCAGTATTGGAAAGAGCTCACACCACAAAGTTAATCTTTACCTCTCGTCCATCTATTCAGTTCACTCATCCCTCTGCAACAACGATCCGCTTGAAGGGGCTTACCCTGTCTGCGGCTAAAGCACTGTTTGTTGCTCGAGGCGCTGTATCTTCCGAGCTAGAGATTGAGGACGCTCACGAGGTTACAAATGGACACGCTTTCTGGCTTGACCTATTGGCCATTCAAGTCGCCAAGCAATTACCGGGATCTTCACTGCGAACACTGGTGGACGAAATACGCAGGGGCACGGGTGAACTACCTAACAACATGCTCAATTCAATTTGGAGCAAGTTGCGTGACCGTGAGCGAACAGTATTGCGAGCTATGGCTGAGACAGTTCGCCCAGAACGAGAGAAAGAGATAGCCGACTACGTCAGTTCGGAAATGAATTTTCAGAAGGTGTTCAAAGCCCTTCGAACGCTCCGGAGTGCGAATCTCGTCGTGGTCAAGCGTCTGCGGGGGGGGGAGGAAGTCCTCGAACTTCATCCCCTAGTCCGCACCTTTCTTCGCAAACGCTTTTCGCACAAAGAGCGGTTGAGCTTTATCGATGGCATTATGCGCGTCTACAATCACTTTATCGGATTGCACCGAAATCAACTTAGTGACAGACCCACATTTGTGGTACTGCAGAACTGGACACAAGCTGCAGAGCTAAGCGTCGCTGCAGGCAGGTTAGGTCAGGCTTATGCAATACTTGCCGAGTCCGTGGGAGCTTTTTCGTCTAGCGCATACCCGAGAGAATTCACCAGAGTCGCACGGCTGCTTTTGTCGAGTGGTGACTTCGTCGAGGAGCACAGAAGTTACAAGAAGCTCGATACGGTCTTCAAGACGCACATCGAACTACTGTCATACCTTGGCGAGTTTCAGGAAGTTGATTCTCTACTCAGCAGGTTTGCACTCACTGTTCCGGAAAAGGATGCGCGCTTCATCCTATATTGCCAACTGCGCGCTTATACGTTCTGGGTTCGCAAGTCCTTCGCGGAAGCAGTGGACTGGGCGAAACGAGGCCACACTCTTCAGGTAAACTCCAACGTGGACACTGATGACTCTATCGGCAATGTACTTGGCCTGGCCTTGCGTGATGGTGGAAATCCTGATGAGGCAATGGAGATTTTCCTAGAAGGCTCACGCTTGGAGGAGTTTACAGACCCAGATGAATTCAACCAAGATCATGGTGGACCTCACTATGGAAACATCGGTAGATGTCTGCACTTCATGGGCGAACTAAATGGTGCATTGATCTGCTATCAAAAGTCGGCTTTGATCATTGAAAAAGACAGTAAGCATGAACACATCCTAAATCAGGGGTACATTAGGCTGTGGGTTGGTGAGGTTCTCATTTCGCGCAAGCAAACGCTTTTAGGATTAATGTTCCTTGAGGCTGCACGCAGAAAATGGGAGCAGGTCAATCCCCTGGAAGCTGGACGCATAGCGGCTTTACAAGAACAACAGGACTTGTTTACACCGGAACTCCGAAGTAGACAGAACCGAGTGGAGAGAAGTTTTCAGGATTGGATAGTGGGTAAGGTCGATTAA